One region of Parambassis ranga chromosome 12, fParRan2.1, whole genome shotgun sequence genomic DNA includes:
- the LOC114443923 gene encoding uncharacterized protein LOC114443923, which produces MEKNLIGRNLPTACGDAVIDVRPDEPVLILIKHCRDMKQQEARLRLITLLLLLGCAALFCFTIIFEQRQQRNSEAGGQRSAAEQSAAYARQDRLCTADEDQNKSQKLRIDHSFVWETNMTDKFYIKWAPILGEEQEEKHAIVIPETGYYYIYVRFLLRCQDGDDDDKEEKFNRFFIELHKWNEGYNKDIKLTEAWDGVMCPPHGHRTVFVGQLFDLLEGDHVKVWIEDGYNLISRSSFGAFRE; this is translated from the exons ATGGAGAAGAATCTGATTGGACGTAATCTGCCAACTGCCTGCGGGGATGCTGTGATAGACGTGAGGCCAGACGAGCCTGTGCTCATCCTCATCAAACACTGCAGGGACATGAAGCAACAGGAGGCAAGACTCAGACTCATTACTCTGTTACTGCTGCTCGGCTGTGCAGCACTGTTCTGCTTCACCATCATTTTTgaacagagacagcagagaaactCTGAAGCAGGTGGACAGCGG AGTGCAGCTGAGCAAAGTGCAGCCTACGCCAGGCAAGACAGACTGTGCACCGCAG ATGAggatcaaaataaaagccaaaaaCTGCGCATTGATCACA GCTTTGTGTGGGAAACCAACATGACTGATAAATTCTACATCAAATGGGCTCCCATACTTGgtgaagagcaggaagagaaacatgccATTGTGATTCCTGAGACAGGCTACTACTACATCTATGTGAGGTTTCTTTTGCGATGCCAAGATGGTGACGACGACGACAAAGAAGAAAAGTTCAATCGGTTCTTTATAGAGCTGCACAAATGGAATGAAGGATACAACAAGGATATAAAACTGACAGAGGCCTGGGATGGTGTCATGTGTCCACCACACGGACATCGAACTGTGTTTGTGGGCCAGCTTTTTGATTTACTGGAAGGAGATCATGTGAAAGTGTGGATTGAAGATGGCTACAATCTGATCAGTAGATCATCATTTGGTGCTTTTAGAGAATAG